A window from Corynebacterium urogenitale encodes these proteins:
- a CDS encoding ATPase, T2SS/T4P/T4SS family has product MNLMAAIGQLTKKRAEDDEWWETGDGEEDLTSAVRHVMAEKGIVHPEIDDVVDALTAFEQQVIGEQVIGEEESEAGNAYDRVSQARRIERALSGLGALTDWLTCEGVTDLLVNPNGDVYLDRGYGLHAVCCHQFTPEQLRAMAVELATQCGARLDDASPFADGVLTRLPRGVWGDALRIHVALSPPVDGGACISVRVLHRDSFSLAGLRDVHMYSREVEQVLEGLVAARRNILISGGTGTGKSTLLKALIDQCGLEQRLLIVEDTPELLPQHSNHVKLVTRRANADGSGEIAMRDLMKQALRMRPDRVVIGEVRGAEIADLLVALNTGHAGSAGTIHANSTEAVPGRLMALGAMAGMSPAAVAQQVTDGVEVVLHLERTAVGRRLAQISTFSLEDGALHVRTVWDGEPCAGWEEFVRDVACLPTMAKVPA; this is encoded by the coding sequence ATGAACCTCATGGCCGCAATCGGGCAATTGACGAAGAAGCGTGCTGAGGACGATGAGTGGTGGGAAACCGGTGACGGGGAGGAAGACCTCACGTCCGCAGTCCGCCATGTCATGGCGGAAAAGGGGATAGTCCATCCAGAAATTGACGATGTTGTAGACGCCCTTACCGCCTTCGAACAGCAGGTTATTGGTGAACAGGTTATCGGCGAGGAGGAAAGCGAGGCAGGAAATGCTTACGACAGAGTGAGTCAGGCCCGTCGCATTGAACGAGCCCTCAGTGGTCTGGGCGCTCTGACTGACTGGCTGACCTGCGAAGGCGTGACCGATCTGTTGGTCAATCCCAATGGCGATGTGTACCTGGACAGGGGCTATGGGCTCCACGCCGTGTGTTGTCATCAATTCACCCCAGAGCAGTTGCGAGCAATGGCCGTCGAGTTAGCCACACAATGTGGGGCGCGACTCGATGATGCATCACCATTCGCCGATGGTGTACTCACCAGGCTCCCCCGAGGAGTATGGGGTGATGCGCTACGCATTCATGTAGCACTATCCCCACCTGTGGACGGTGGTGCGTGCATCAGCGTACGAGTGCTTCACAGGGACTCCTTCAGCCTGGCAGGGCTACGGGATGTGCATATGTACTCGCGGGAAGTAGAGCAGGTGCTGGAGGGGCTCGTCGCTGCACGTCGCAACATTCTCATTAGTGGTGGGACAGGCACGGGTAAGAGCACCCTGCTCAAAGCGTTGATTGATCAATGTGGACTGGAACAGCGCCTGCTCATCGTTGAGGACACGCCAGAGTTGCTTCCTCAGCACTCTAACCACGTCAAGCTGGTGACGCGCCGGGCGAATGCTGATGGTTCCGGTGAGATTGCGATGAGGGACCTGATGAAGCAGGCGCTGCGCATGCGTCCGGATCGCGTGGTCATCGGTGAAGTCCGAGGGGCGGAGATTGCGGACTTACTGGTAGCCCTCAACACCGGGCACGCGGGAAGTGCGGGGACGATTCACGCCAATAGCACCGAGGCCGTACCGGGCCGGTTGATGGCCTTGGGAGCAATGGCTGGGATGAGCCCTGCGGCAGTGGCGCAGCAAGTTACCGATGGTGTGGAGGTCGTGCTGCATCTCGAGCGCACCGCGGTGGGACGCCGGCTCGCGCAGATCAGCACCTTCAGCCTGGAAGATGGGGCGTTGCACGTGAGGACTGTGTGGGACGGTGAACCCTGCGCAGGCTGGGAGGAATTCGTTCGGGACGTCGCGTGTCTCCCCACGATGGCGAAGGTGCCCGCATGA
- a CDS encoding HAD family hydrolase: MTGVTRNQGHGAKLAIFDLDKTIINTSASMAYGRPLAERGLIGTPEVLRMMVHLGNYMLTTHTEENMQATKHALLGMVRDREEEALRSVAQDALQEVITPYIYAEARTLLEEHREQGHRIAIVTASPSVMVEPIANELGVDHLIATELEVKDGLFTGEVLHFNKGISKVEHIRGLVEAEGYDLENSFAYSDSFTDLPMLQLVGNPTAVNPDRPLRKYALEHNWPILRFENPEPLFQQSAVLAGAGATLALLGAVATGLAFWFKSRDEDT; the protein is encoded by the coding sequence ATGACTGGTGTGACTCGAAACCAGGGCCACGGGGCGAAGCTGGCGATCTTCGACCTCGACAAGACCATCATCAACACCAGCGCCTCTATGGCGTATGGTCGCCCCCTCGCCGAGCGCGGCCTCATCGGCACTCCCGAAGTGCTGCGCATGATGGTTCACCTGGGCAATTACATGCTCACCACCCACACCGAGGAAAACATGCAAGCCACAAAGCATGCCCTCCTCGGCATGGTTCGCGATCGTGAAGAAGAGGCCCTCCGCAGCGTCGCCCAAGACGCCCTCCAGGAGGTCATCACCCCCTACATCTACGCCGAGGCCCGCACACTCCTCGAGGAGCACCGCGAGCAAGGCCACCGCATTGCGATCGTCACCGCCTCCCCTTCCGTGATGGTGGAACCCATCGCTAACGAGCTCGGCGTGGACCACCTCATCGCCACCGAACTAGAGGTCAAGGACGGCCTGTTCACCGGCGAGGTACTGCACTTCAATAAGGGCATATCCAAGGTCGAACACATTCGCGGACTGGTGGAGGCAGAGGGCTACGACCTCGAAAACTCCTTCGCCTACTCCGATTCCTTCACCGACCTGCCAATGCTGCAGCTCGTCGGCAACCCCACCGCCGTCAATCCGGACCGTCCGCTGCGCAAGTACGCGCTAGAGCACAACTGGCCGATCCTTCGTTTCGAAAACCCTGAGCCCCTCTTCCAGCAGAGCGCCGTCCTGGCCGGCGCCGGCGCAACCCTCGCCCTCCTCGGAGCCGTGGCCACCGGCCTGGCTTTCTGGTTTAAGTCCCGCGACGAAGACACTTGA
- a CDS encoding Fic family protein: MSDAQRTSDPLEPLAHLPGVEEAVDKANDYIARVHRHPANLRGWDVTGAESVLRGARASAQLDGGTPWLPEDGQVEDPILAGSLRAAEMLAPDGITETQTTWRRAPLQVIARINAVASPQMSDEAFRAKAAGSAEFLVPGRPKRDADGRLQLLGRLISGGTKVNSVVLSAIIHGELLALSPFADANGVTARACSRLATISGGLDPRGLGVPEVWWNRRREEYRSKAAGFAEGTAEGVAEWIIFHAEGLSEGSLEAKSIADAK; encoded by the coding sequence ATGTCTGACGCGCAACGCACTTCTGACCCCCTCGAACCCCTCGCTCACCTGCCCGGTGTGGAGGAGGCCGTAGATAAAGCAAACGATTACATTGCCCGGGTGCATCGCCATCCTGCCAACCTGCGTGGCTGGGATGTGACCGGCGCGGAATCCGTGTTGCGCGGCGCGCGTGCGTCAGCCCAGTTGGATGGCGGGACGCCGTGGTTGCCGGAAGACGGTCAGGTGGAGGATCCCATCCTCGCGGGCTCCTTGCGGGCGGCAGAGATGCTAGCTCCGGATGGAATTACGGAAACGCAGACCACCTGGCGTCGTGCCCCATTGCAGGTCATCGCACGCATCAACGCGGTCGCCAGCCCGCAGATGTCGGATGAGGCCTTCCGTGCCAAGGCGGCGGGCAGCGCAGAGTTCCTTGTCCCCGGCCGGCCGAAGCGGGATGCGGATGGGCGCCTCCAACTGCTTGGGCGGCTGATTAGCGGTGGTACGAAGGTGAACTCGGTAGTCCTGTCTGCCATCATCCATGGTGAGCTGCTCGCCCTGTCCCCCTTCGCTGACGCCAATGGCGTCACCGCTAGGGCTTGCTCCAGGTTGGCGACGATCTCCGGCGGCCTGGATCCGCGCGGGTTGGGTGTGCCAGAGGTGTGGTGGAACCGCAGGCGTGAAGAATACCGCTCTAAGGCGGCCGGGTTTGCTGAGGGGACGGCCGAGGGCGTGGCGGAATGGATCATCTTCCACGCCGAGGGGCTGTCGGAGGGGTCGCTGGAAGCGAAGTCGATTGCAGACGCGAAGTAG
- a CDS encoding phage holin family protein: MSKNTSEGLYTDRDSFNPQVNAIPLSDADSHAQGQGSIGDLVKDASAQISSLVRSEIELAKTEVATSAKKAGIGGGLFAAAAVILAYSSFFLFFTIAEAFDTFMPRWLAFLVVFLIMLALVAILALIGLKQVKGVKKPEKTIESVNELKSVVPSKGKSSKPASNSQGGMFS, translated from the coding sequence GTGAGCAAGAACACCAGCGAAGGCCTCTACACCGACCGCGATAGCTTTAACCCGCAGGTCAACGCTATTCCTCTGTCCGACGCAGACTCTCACGCACAGGGTCAGGGCAGCATCGGGGATCTGGTGAAAGACGCCTCTGCTCAGATTTCCTCCCTCGTGCGCTCCGAGATCGAGCTGGCGAAGACCGAGGTTGCGACCTCCGCGAAGAAGGCTGGTATTGGCGGTGGCCTGTTCGCCGCCGCAGCTGTGATCTTGGCCTACAGCTCCTTCTTCCTGTTCTTCACCATCGCCGAGGCTTTCGATACCTTCATGCCTCGCTGGCTGGCGTTCCTCGTTGTCTTCCTCATCATGCTGGCTCTCGTGGCCATCCTTGCCCTGATCGGCCTGAAGCAGGTCAAGGGCGTGAAGAAGCCTGAAAAGACCATCGAGTCCGTTAATGAGCTGAAGTCCGTGGTGCCTTCCAAGGGCAAGTCCTCCAAGCCTGCAAGCAATTCCCAGGGTGGCATGTTCTCCTAA
- a CDS encoding alpha/beta fold hydrolase: protein MTADPAAHAPEPVFIHSRGVRIHADVQGPRNAPLVLLIHGFGGGSFDFRGLMEELAGHDVRVAAVDLRGYGRSDKTPRGYDLTTAASDMAGVIRGLGYANALVVGHGYGGLVGWTLAAHEPARVRRLITISSAHPLVQTSRIARDPLGNWNRTRRILGAQLPRVPESRLTKNDAALAEKLFRAGCAPGFRDTDLYKTHAQLRRQTMLADKTAHLASEYQRWLFRIRWRPEGLMFDRTFPQRIEAPVLAIDGSMDPTYNHTVTEKSIARAHPDLSTAVLMYGTGHYPHIEDAPAVAEHVLGWVEPTA, encoded by the coding sequence GTGACTGCAGATCCTGCCGCGCACGCCCCGGAGCCAGTGTTCATTCACTCCCGGGGCGTGCGTATTCATGCCGACGTCCAGGGCCCGCGCAATGCACCACTGGTGCTGCTGATTCATGGCTTTGGCGGCGGCAGCTTCGATTTCCGCGGGCTGATGGAGGAGCTCGCGGGCCACGATGTGCGTGTGGCCGCCGTCGATCTGCGCGGTTATGGCCGCTCCGATAAAACTCCTCGCGGCTACGACCTGACCACCGCCGCCAGCGACATGGCCGGCGTGATTCGGGGCTTGGGCTATGCGAATGCCCTTGTCGTCGGCCACGGCTACGGTGGGCTAGTCGGCTGGACGCTCGCAGCACACGAACCAGCCCGTGTCCGCCGCCTCATCACCATTTCCTCCGCACACCCCTTGGTGCAGACATCACGCATCGCCCGCGATCCATTGGGCAATTGGAACCGCACGCGCCGCATACTCGGCGCCCAACTCCCCCGCGTGCCTGAGTCCCGGTTGACGAAGAACGACGCAGCCCTCGCCGAAAAACTCTTTCGTGCCGGCTGTGCACCGGGCTTCCGTGATACGGACCTCTACAAAACCCACGCCCAGTTGCGGCGCCAGACCATGCTGGCGGATAAAACTGCGCACCTGGCCAGCGAGTACCAGCGCTGGCTGTTCCGGATTCGCTGGCGCCCGGAAGGCCTCATGTTCGACCGCACCTTCCCGCAGAGAATTGAGGCGCCGGTGCTGGCGATCGATGGCAGCATGGACCCCACCTACAACCACACCGTGACGGAGAAGTCCATCGCGCGCGCCCACCCGGATCTCTCCACGGCCGTGCTCATGTACGGCACGGGGCATTACCCGCACATCGAGGACGCACCCGCCGTCGCAGAGCATGTCCTCGGCTGGGTCGAGCCCACTGCCTAA
- a CDS encoding MarP family serine protease: protein MSGSLVVDIILVIIAIGAMVSGYRQGGFSAVLSLIGVLVGGYVGVTSMPWVLDQVDNLAEQSSDGMRFLAALATITLGVVIGYALGTALGARLRDQIRTKSIFKVESVVGAGVQVITTLTVIWLVLVPLVAGDTSDFGKSVRGSRVLSAVENSAPDFVKNLPTQVSTLINANGFPVITDPFDSVPQREVEAPDSGLAASPEVKAARSSIVRVVGQAEQCRRLLQGSGFAVAPDTVMTNAHVVAGTDMVQLDTVDGMVDAYVTYYNPQQDIALLKVEGYNFNALRWDETDGEQGESAIVLGFPQGGPFKASPARIRDRFLVSGPNIYADNRVEREAYSLRGTVVQGNSGGPLIDEQGQVLGLIFGADVNQEETGYALTRAEVMSHVGDLNKWTQPVETGACVLD, encoded by the coding sequence GTGAGCGGATCGCTAGTGGTAGACATCATCCTCGTGATCATCGCCATCGGTGCGATGGTCTCCGGCTACCGCCAAGGTGGCTTCTCCGCAGTGCTCAGCCTCATCGGCGTGCTCGTGGGCGGCTACGTGGGCGTGACATCCATGCCGTGGGTGCTGGATCAGGTGGACAACCTGGCCGAGCAGTCGAGCGACGGGATGCGCTTCCTAGCTGCACTGGCGACGATCACCCTCGGCGTGGTGATCGGCTACGCACTGGGAACGGCGCTGGGTGCACGGCTGCGCGACCAGATTCGGACCAAGTCCATCTTCAAGGTGGAATCCGTGGTGGGCGCGGGCGTGCAGGTCATCACCACACTGACGGTCATTTGGCTGGTGCTCGTGCCGCTCGTGGCAGGTGATACCTCCGACTTCGGCAAGTCCGTGCGCGGGTCCCGGGTACTCTCCGCCGTGGAGAACAGTGCCCCGGATTTCGTGAAGAATCTGCCCACGCAGGTCTCCACGCTGATCAACGCCAATGGTTTCCCCGTCATCACGGACCCTTTCGATAGTGTGCCGCAGCGGGAAGTAGAGGCACCAGATTCCGGACTGGCTGCCTCTCCCGAGGTCAAGGCCGCCCGCTCCAGCATCGTCCGCGTGGTAGGCCAGGCGGAACAGTGCCGCCGCCTACTGCAGGGCTCCGGGTTCGCCGTCGCACCGGATACGGTGATGACGAATGCGCACGTCGTTGCTGGAACAGACATGGTGCAACTGGATACCGTCGATGGCATGGTGGACGCCTACGTCACCTACTACAACCCGCAGCAGGATATTGCCCTGCTCAAGGTGGAGGGCTACAACTTCAACGCCCTGCGCTGGGATGAGACCGATGGCGAGCAGGGGGAGAGCGCGATCGTCCTGGGCTTCCCACAGGGCGGGCCGTTTAAAGCCTCACCAGCGCGTATTCGCGATCGCTTCCTCGTCTCCGGACCGAATATCTATGCCGATAATCGCGTGGAGCGGGAGGCCTACTCCCTGCGCGGAACTGTGGTGCAGGGCAACTCCGGTGGGCCACTCATCGACGAACAGGGCCAAGTGCTTGGGCTCATCTTCGGCGCGGATGTGAACCAGGAGGAGACTGGTTACGCGCTGACCCGGGCAGAGGTGATGAGCCACGTGGGGGATCTGAACAAGTGGACACAGCCAGTGGAGACGGGCGCGTGCGTCCTGGACTAG
- a CDS encoding NUDIX hydrolase gives MSYTQQQWMEQIQQQPPLPAEVPVWLRDFVLEARSGRIHDLLDDHSRRVPEKGPEGTPPRYSAVLVLIGGDSLFVPQGEKLFPEDATLLLTHRAPSMRTHSGQMAFPGGGREDQDPSPIHTAIREAQEETGLDPDGVQPLAVLEPIYIDRTNFAVVPVLAYWKDPMKVYPATPENDWVAPVPLSHLVDPAQRYWVSFMQWRGPAFDVEGMVLWGFTGSVITALLQRAGWEQPWGEDQEPIELFAALKRSANKEALQELAEGFTEAGEEGGAP, from the coding sequence ATGAGCTATACGCAGCAACAGTGGATGGAACAGATCCAGCAGCAGCCACCGCTACCAGCCGAAGTCCCGGTGTGGCTACGGGACTTCGTGCTGGAAGCCCGCAGCGGGCGCATCCACGATCTGCTCGACGATCACTCCCGCCGGGTGCCGGAGAAAGGGCCGGAGGGAACACCTCCGCGCTACTCCGCGGTGCTGGTGCTGATCGGTGGCGACTCGCTATTCGTGCCGCAAGGGGAAAAGCTGTTCCCCGAGGACGCCACACTGCTGCTGACACACCGCGCGCCGAGCATGCGCACCCACTCCGGACAGATGGCCTTCCCCGGCGGTGGCCGTGAGGATCAAGATCCCAGCCCCATCCACACCGCGATTCGCGAAGCGCAGGAGGAAACCGGGCTGGACCCGGACGGCGTGCAGCCGCTAGCAGTACTGGAACCGATTTACATCGACCGCACGAACTTCGCAGTGGTGCCCGTGTTGGCGTACTGGAAGGACCCCATGAAGGTCTACCCGGCGACTCCGGAAAACGACTGGGTGGCGCCTGTGCCCCTATCCCACCTCGTGGATCCGGCACAACGCTACTGGGTGAGCTTCATGCAATGGCGCGGGCCGGCCTTCGACGTGGAAGGCATGGTGCTGTGGGGCTTTACAGGTTCGGTGATCACCGCACTGCTCCAGCGCGCCGGGTGGGAGCAGCCGTGGGGTGAAGACCAAGAGCCGATAGAACTCTTTGCGGCATTGAAGAGATCAGCCAATAAGGAAGCGCTGCAAGAACTAGCCGAAGGGTTCACCGAAGCAGGAGAGGAAGGAGGAGCACCGTGA